Proteins encoded together in one Amblyraja radiata isolate CabotCenter1 chromosome 11, sAmbRad1.1.pri, whole genome shotgun sequence window:
- the LOC116978429 gene encoding G patch domain and ankyrin repeat-containing protein 1-like: MSCRQLISFTRVVEDGDAWRDGERRVPCSPLPREGGLDGEQARSFYESVLASSSQASTSSSSSAVRKHKAERGRVQAGGPSGHQVEGRQRNGHLLLKSAQNGDLKMLRRLLETGASDINFRDSYYWTATMCAAYSGQLEAVKCLLSLGAAWVGVCDCTGRDALDLARQAGHAEIVTALEEYHTRPEEQVDGRYETLGGLGMAVPRRKTAPSFPSSLSPAHFQIGRLK, translated from the coding sequence ATGAGCTGCCGGCAGCTGATTAGCTTCACCCGGGTGGTGGAGGATGGAGACGCTTGGAGGGACGGTGAACGGCGTGTGCCCTGCTCTCCCCTCCCCAGGGAGGGAGGGTTGGACGGGGAGCAGGCCAGGAGCTTCTATGAGAGCGTCCTTGCTTCCAGCAGCCAGGCCAgcaccagctccagctccagtgcAGTCCGTAAACACAAGGCCGAGCGGGggagagtgcaggcaggtggcccCAGTGGACATCAGGTCGAGGGAAGGCAGAGGAACGGGCATCTGCTGCTGAAATCTGCTCAGAACGGGGACCTCAAAATGCTTCGGAGGTTGCTGGAGACAGGAGCGAGCGATATAAACTTCCGGGACAGTTACTACTGGACTGCCACCATGTGTGCAGCATACAGTGGGCAGCTGGAAGCAGTGAAGTGCTTGCTGAGTCTTGGAGCTGCATGGGTCGGCGTGTGTGACTGCACGGGACGCGATGCTCTGGATTTGGCCCGACAGGCTGGACATGCAGAAATCGTCACCGCTCTGGAGGAATATCACACTCGTCCAGAGGAACAAGTAGACGGCAGGTATGAGACACTTGGTGGTCTGGGCATGGCAGTGCCTCGGCGGAAAACCGCACCCTCTTTCccttccagcctctcacctgctcATTTCCAAATCGGGAGGCTaaaataa